The following proteins are encoded in a genomic region of Nitrospiraceae bacterium:
- the tsaE gene encoding tRNA (adenosine(37)-N6)-threonylcarbamoyltransferase complex ATPase subunit type 1 TsaE encodes MRSDSSRRHETKRRAYSSRSAIRPIRGPAPWQIISSSQQHTDRLGQAIGQNLQGGETIALYGPLGAGKTALVRGIVQGLGVETTAVSSPTFVMIHEYQGRLPLAHVDLYRVRSQRDLDSTGLLDYLSGATVTAVEWADKGASVLPSDRLEIDLSHRAARVRAIRLRATGPMSARLLAQAKRCLGNGRAKKASARQPAPARKGPARL; translated from the coding sequence ATGCGCTCCGACAGCTCCAGACGGCATGAAACCAAAAGAAGGGCTTATAGTTCTCGATCGGCGATTCGGCCAATCCGTGGACCAGCACCATGGCAAATCATCTCTTCGTCACAGCAACACACAGATCGATTAGGCCAGGCCATTGGCCAAAATCTTCAAGGGGGAGAAACCATCGCACTCTACGGTCCCCTTGGGGCAGGAAAGACAGCGCTGGTGCGAGGCATCGTCCAAGGTTTGGGTGTAGAAACGACCGCCGTCAGCAGCCCGACGTTCGTCATGATCCATGAGTATCAAGGACGCCTCCCCCTTGCCCACGTCGATCTCTACCGGGTGCGTTCCCAGCGAGACCTGGACTCGACCGGACTGCTCGATTATCTTTCCGGGGCAACCGTGACCGCAGTTGAGTGGGCGGACAAAGGCGCCTCTGTCCTTCCTTCGGATCGTCTCGAGATCGACTTGAGTCACAGAGCCGCTCGAGTCCGAGCAATCCGACTTCGAGCGACGGGACCAATGTCTGCCAGGCTCTTAGCGCAGGCCAAGAGGTGCTTGGGGAATGGGCGTGCGAAGAAGGCATCAGCGCGGCAACCCGCTCCAGCGAGAAAGGGACCAGCTCGGTTATGA
- a CDS encoding LapA family protein — MIRLILVGTLLLLCLAFFLQNQEQEVTLRYFFGLFEATTPIYKPILAGFAVGLLVSGILLFPPWIRGRIELRRKTKALQEADVDLERLRQSLEKVTGRSPASVPRDPRQDSHDE, encoded by the coding sequence ATGATCAGGCTCATTCTGGTCGGCACGCTACTACTACTGTGCTTGGCTTTCTTTCTTCAGAACCAGGAACAGGAAGTCACGCTCCGCTATTTCTTCGGGTTGTTTGAAGCCACGACACCGATCTACAAACCGATTCTTGCAGGATTCGCCGTTGGACTGCTTGTCTCTGGCATCTTGCTCTTTCCACCATGGATCAGAGGACGAATTGAGCTGAGACGTAAGACCAAAGCTCTGCAAGAAGCAGATGTCGACTTGGAACGGCTTCGCCAGTCGCTCGAAAAGGTGACCGGCCGTTCCCCTGCATCCGTTCCGCGTGACCCACGCCAAGATTCTCACGATGAGTGA
- the mutS gene encoding DNA mismatch repair protein MutS: MSDTDTSPLMRQYREIKRGYPDAILFFRVGDFYEMFYEDAREASALLAIALTSRDKSSTDPIPLCGVPYHAAQGYIAKLLKSGRTVALCEQIEDPKLAKGLVRREVVRLFTPGTLVDTELLSPGESNFLAAVSVGIVPSRPGRPTIGLACLDVSTGEFWVIEFDGEQAPAQLQDELARLEPREILYEAGSETNVKAWLSQLNGPRLCEQPSVSFDQRDATLTLQQHFGVHSLDGYGCRGLTSSIGAAGAVLQYFRTTQPTASLAHIRRLHTRRGGDAMHLDSATIRNLELVRPLAVGENRSPRDPATVFSVLDRTVTAMGSRLLREWLIRPLVNRLAIEGRLEAVGELKDRLQQRVPLRATLRHIQDIARLSSRIALGVATPRELVALKQSLSALPELASHLQPFHASMLTALNESWDDCRDVQDLIEQAINHDAPMSARDGGIIRTGYHAGVDELRKASTEGKGWIASLEAKERERTGIESLKVRYNQVFGYYIEITKVNLSRVPVDYIRKQTLVNAERFMTSELKELEERVSGAETKLLALEQELFDQLRSRLAKEVPRLQAIAQAIALLDVLAGLAETAALYRYVKPVLDDSGTLMIREGRHPVIEQLSSDLSFVPNDTLLDRDRNRLIILTGPNMAGKSTYLRQVGLITLLAQIGSFVPATEARIGLVDRIFTRVGASDNLAAGQSTFMVEMVEAAQILNGATARSLILLDEIGRGTSTYDGLSIAWAIAEYIQDPNHLGARTLFATHYHEMTQLEGLREGIRNYRVAVQERDGDVVFLRKIVPGGADRSYGIHVAKLAGLPASVIDRAQDVLARLEQPESSTLDLVSRSSAEETIRTSLPHPHPIIEEVKQIDLFSMTPLDALNRLAELQRRAADETQNPRQ, encoded by the coding sequence ATGAGTGACACCGATACCTCGCCGCTCATGCGGCAATATCGCGAGATTAAGCGCGGCTATCCCGATGCCATTCTGTTTTTCCGCGTCGGCGACTTTTATGAAATGTTCTATGAGGATGCCCGGGAAGCGTCTGCGCTTCTTGCCATTGCTCTGACTTCTCGTGACAAATCGAGTACCGATCCCATACCGCTGTGTGGTGTGCCATATCACGCCGCGCAGGGGTATATTGCCAAGCTTCTCAAGTCCGGACGTACCGTGGCCCTGTGCGAGCAAATCGAAGACCCGAAGCTCGCGAAAGGGCTCGTCCGCCGCGAGGTGGTCCGTCTTTTCACGCCCGGTACGCTGGTTGACACGGAGCTTCTGTCACCTGGGGAATCGAACTTCCTTGCTGCGGTCTCAGTCGGCATAGTACCAAGCAGGCCAGGCCGACCGACGATCGGCCTGGCCTGCCTGGATGTGTCAACGGGAGAATTTTGGGTGATAGAGTTCGACGGTGAGCAGGCTCCGGCTCAGTTGCAGGATGAGCTCGCCCGACTGGAGCCGCGTGAAATCCTCTACGAAGCCGGCTCGGAGACGAATGTGAAGGCCTGGCTCTCCCAGTTGAATGGACCTCGCCTATGCGAGCAACCGTCTGTTTCTTTCGATCAGCGAGACGCGACCCTGACCCTGCAACAACATTTCGGCGTCCATTCCCTTGACGGCTACGGTTGTCGTGGTCTGACCAGCAGCATCGGAGCAGCCGGAGCGGTCCTGCAATATTTCCGCACAACGCAGCCGACTGCCTCACTCGCCCACATCCGCCGACTCCACACTCGTCGAGGCGGCGATGCAATGCACCTCGACAGCGCTACCATCCGTAATCTCGAGCTCGTTCGACCACTGGCCGTCGGAGAAAACCGATCGCCACGGGACCCAGCGACCGTCTTCTCCGTCTTAGACCGGACAGTCACAGCGATGGGCAGTCGCCTCTTGCGCGAATGGCTCATCAGACCTCTGGTGAACCGATTGGCGATCGAAGGTCGCCTCGAGGCGGTTGGTGAACTAAAAGACCGCCTCCAGCAACGGGTCCCGCTCCGAGCCACACTCAGACATATCCAAGACATCGCTCGACTGAGCAGTCGCATCGCGCTCGGCGTGGCGACCCCGCGGGAGTTGGTGGCCCTGAAGCAGTCCTTGAGTGCCTTGCCTGAACTGGCGTCGCATCTCCAGCCATTCCACGCTTCCATGCTGACCGCTCTAAATGAATCATGGGACGACTGCCGTGATGTGCAGGATCTCATCGAGCAGGCCATCAATCACGATGCACCGATGTCCGCGCGAGATGGCGGGATCATTCGAACAGGCTACCATGCAGGCGTCGATGAACTGCGGAAAGCGAGCACGGAGGGCAAGGGCTGGATCGCCTCACTTGAGGCGAAGGAACGAGAACGAACCGGGATCGAGTCACTGAAGGTTCGTTACAATCAAGTCTTCGGCTACTATATCGAGATCACCAAGGTCAATCTCTCGCGAGTCCCCGTCGACTATATCCGCAAACAAACGCTAGTCAATGCCGAACGATTCATGACCTCGGAGCTGAAGGAATTGGAAGAGCGCGTAAGCGGCGCCGAAACCAAATTGCTCGCTCTCGAACAAGAACTCTTCGACCAGCTCCGTAGTCGGCTGGCCAAAGAAGTCCCTCGTCTTCAGGCTATCGCTCAGGCTATCGCTCTGTTGGACGTGTTAGCCGGTCTGGCTGAGACTGCCGCCTTATATCGATATGTCAAACCGGTACTCGACGACTCCGGCACCTTGATGATTCGGGAGGGCCGACATCCTGTCATCGAACAGCTCAGCAGCGATCTGAGTTTCGTGCCCAACGATACGTTGCTGGACCGAGACCGAAATCGGCTCATAATTTTGACTGGACCCAACATGGCCGGGAAGAGCACCTACCTCCGCCAAGTCGGCCTCATCACGCTCCTTGCACAGATCGGCAGTTTCGTTCCAGCCACGGAGGCACGGATCGGTTTGGTCGATCGGATTTTCACCCGCGTCGGAGCCTCCGACAACCTCGCAGCCGGACAGAGTACCTTCATGGTCGAGATGGTTGAAGCTGCCCAGATTCTGAATGGCGCGACCGCTCGGAGCCTGATCCTGCTTGATGAGATCGGGCGGGGGACCAGCACCTACGATGGACTCAGTATTGCGTGGGCGATCGCTGAATACATTCAAGACCCCAACCATCTTGGCGCACGGACGCTCTTCGCGACCCATTATCACGAAATGACGCAATTGGAGGGGTTGCGAGAGGGAATCAGAAACTATCGTGTGGCGGTCCAGGAACGGGATGGCGACGTGGTCTTCTTGAGGAAAATCGTGCCGGGAGGGGCGGATCGGAGTTATGGCATCCATGTCGCCAAGCTGGCTGGACTGCCGGCTTCGGTGATCGATCGGGCCCAAGACGTCCTTGCTCGGCTGGAACAACCAGAATCGTCAACTCTTGATCTCGTTTCTCGTTCATCGGCGGAAGAAACCATTAGAACGTCTCTCCCTCATCCACATCCGATCATCGAAGAGGTCAAGCAAATCGATCTCTTCTCGATGACTCCCCTAGATGCTCTCAACCGTCTGGCCGAGCTGCAGCGTCGCGCTGCTGATGAGACCCAGAATCCCCGGCAATAA